The Priestia aryabhattai genome includes a window with the following:
- a CDS encoding HAMP domain-containing sensor histidine kinase — protein MKLQTKIILTSTALLFILLVIANSSIYFIFKKTMEDNAIERLQAETSNVTNGLKQTSTTVKQANLLRAYLPPNGMIRILPKSGSPLVVSVTDQTKELEDLPYSYYSNEQTTIKEDDGHLYAISHTPVIWTSGEVVSLEVTEQLADVEQSLQTLKFILLIASLVILIPTIFAGRLLSKIILRPIKSLIQTMEEIQVSRTFKKIERSSSSKDELDQMANTFNNMMDLLEENYKKQEQFVSDASHELKTPLTVVESYANMLKRWGMKRPDILEEAIEAIHSESLRMKQLTSQMLVLAKDESQWELQMEPVDAAAVCTQTIKHLEQAFERTIYLNVKTDHPIVTADEKRLKQLLYILLDNAIKYSERAVEVIITRNESFMITVTDQGIGIPKEDLSNVYERFFRVDKARNRETGGSGLGLSIARKIVEAHNGRIEISSQEGKGTSVTVCFPL, from the coding sequence ATGAAACTACAAACAAAGATTATCCTTACATCAACTGCGCTGCTTTTTATTCTGCTAGTGATTGCAAACAGTTCGATTTACTTTATTTTCAAGAAGACAATGGAAGACAATGCGATTGAGCGTTTGCAAGCGGAAACAAGCAACGTAACGAATGGGTTAAAACAAACGAGTACGACGGTTAAACAAGCCAATTTGCTTCGTGCCTATTTGCCTCCTAACGGAATGATTCGTATTTTACCTAAATCCGGCAGTCCTTTAGTTGTATCGGTTACTGATCAAACGAAAGAGCTTGAAGACTTACCTTATTCCTATTATTCAAATGAACAAACAACCATCAAAGAAGATGACGGCCATCTATACGCAATCTCACATACTCCCGTCATTTGGACGAGCGGTGAAGTCGTTTCTTTGGAAGTCACGGAACAACTCGCAGACGTGGAGCAATCTCTGCAGACATTAAAATTTATCTTGCTCATCGCCTCTCTTGTTATATTAATTCCAACCATATTTGCTGGGCGGCTTTTAAGTAAAATTATTTTGCGGCCTATCAAATCTCTTATTCAAACTATGGAAGAAATTCAAGTGTCCCGCACGTTCAAAAAAATCGAACGATCGTCTTCTTCTAAAGATGAGTTAGATCAAATGGCCAATACCTTCAATAATATGATGGATTTATTAGAGGAAAACTATAAAAAGCAAGAACAGTTCGTATCGGATGCTTCTCATGAATTAAAAACACCCCTTACCGTGGTAGAAAGCTATGCCAATATGCTAAAACGCTGGGGAATGAAGCGGCCAGATATTTTAGAAGAAGCCATCGAAGCCATTCACTCTGAGTCTTTGCGCATGAAACAGCTTACGTCTCAAATGCTTGTGCTCGCGAAAGATGAATCGCAGTGGGAACTTCAAATGGAACCCGTAGATGCGGCGGCCGTCTGTACACAAACAATCAAGCATCTAGAACAAGCCTTTGAACGAACCATTTATTTAAATGTAAAAACTGATCACCCAATCGTAACAGCCGATGAAAAACGGTTAAAGCAGCTGTTGTACATTCTCTTAGATAATGCCATTAAATATAGTGAAAGAGCTGTAGAAGTAATCATAACAAGAAACGAAAGCTTTATGATTACCGTCACAGATCAAGGAATTGGTATTCCAAAAGAAGACTTGTCAAACGTGTACGAACGTTTTTTTCGCGTAGATAAAGCAAGAAATCGAGAAACCGGTGGTTCTGGACTCGGGTTATCCATTGCTCGAAAGATTGTAGAAGCCCATAACGGGCGTATTGAGATTAGCAGCCAAGAAGGAAAAGGGACATCAGTAACGGTTTGCTTTCCTCTTTGA
- a CDS encoding amino acid ABC transporter permease → MLDFSILTNNIDLYLEGFKYTIIASLIALIASFVLGTVIAVMRIAPLKVVNAIGTVYVEFIRNIPLVVIVFFIFIVAGISGTAAGVLGLTIYTAAFIAEAIRAGIMAVPKGQLEAARSSGLTYGQAMRFIILPQAIKIVIPPLGNQFINLVKNSSVLGIVAGFDLMYQADLVSSQTYVVFDVYIFVALFYLVLTVPLSLGVGYLEKRLGKTS, encoded by the coding sequence TTGTTGGATTTTTCAATTCTGACGAACAATATTGACCTTTATTTAGAGGGTTTTAAGTACACTATTATTGCGAGTCTAATCGCTTTAATAGCCAGTTTTGTACTTGGTACTGTGATTGCGGTGATGAGAATAGCACCGCTCAAAGTAGTCAATGCAATTGGTACTGTCTATGTAGAGTTCATTCGAAATATTCCACTTGTGGTTATTGTCTTTTTTATTTTTATTGTAGCAGGAATCAGCGGTACAGCGGCTGGGGTGCTGGGACTAACCATTTATACGGCAGCTTTTATCGCCGAAGCTATACGAGCAGGAATTATGGCTGTTCCAAAAGGGCAGCTTGAAGCGGCTCGTTCATCTGGCCTTACGTACGGTCAGGCGATGCGGTTTATTATATTACCTCAAGCCATTAAAATCGTCATTCCTCCTCTTGGGAATCAATTTATTAATTTAGTAAAAAACTCATCTGTGTTAGGGATTGTTGCTGGTTTTGATTTAATGTATCAGGCAGATCTTGTGTCCTCTCAAACTTATGTAGTGTTCGATGTGTATATTTTTGTGGCCTTGTTTTATTTAGTTTTAACCGTTCCGTTAAGTTTAGGAGTTGGTTATCTTGAGAAACGTCTTGGTAAAACAAGCTGA
- a CDS encoding response regulator transcription factor, protein MYATIHRHKGEFLLSKGKILIVEDERKIARLIQLELEHEGYETGMAYTGTEGLGKFQEHDWDLLLLDVMLPELSGLEVLRRIRANDDQTPVILLTARDALPDKVSGLDLGANDYITKPFQIEELFARIRVWLRHPASTSPAEQETSTLQLGNLVVNEKTREVTRENEAIELTPKEYDLLVYMLQNKNQVLSFEQLLTNVWGFDYYGDTNIVYVYIRYLRKKIDAPFSTPYIQTVRGVGYMLKE, encoded by the coding sequence ATGTACGCAACTATACATAGACACAAGGGGGAATTTTTGTTGAGTAAAGGCAAGATTTTAATTGTAGAAGATGAGCGCAAAATTGCTCGTTTAATTCAGCTAGAGCTTGAACATGAAGGGTACGAAACGGGCATGGCTTATACAGGAACAGAAGGATTGGGAAAGTTTCAAGAACACGATTGGGATTTGCTGCTTTTAGATGTGATGCTTCCTGAATTAAGCGGGCTTGAAGTACTGCGTCGCATTCGAGCAAATGATGATCAAACGCCCGTTATCTTATTAACGGCTCGAGACGCCCTTCCTGATAAGGTAAGTGGACTAGATTTAGGAGCGAACGACTACATTACAAAGCCTTTTCAAATTGAAGAACTTTTTGCTCGCATTCGCGTATGGCTTCGCCATCCTGCATCAACATCGCCTGCTGAACAAGAAACGTCCACTCTGCAACTAGGCAATTTAGTTGTTAACGAAAAAACACGAGAAGTCACGCGCGAAAATGAAGCTATTGAGCTGACTCCTAAAGAATATGATTTGCTTGTTTATATGCTTCAAAACAAAAATCAAGTGCTGAGCTTTGAACAGCTTCTTACAAACGTATGGGGATTTGATTATTATGGAGACACAAATATTGTATACGTATACATTCGTTATTTACGTAAAAAGATTGATGCTCCATTTTCAACTCCTTACATTCAAACAGTGCGCGGCGTTGGCTATATGCTTAAGGAGTAG
- a CDS encoding DUF445 domain-containing protein, with product MESNNVLTTNPKKKSKHLATISLAIMGVGFVATMPFGDSIWGRLLQGGFEAGLVGGLADWFAVTALFRHPLGIPIPHTALLPKNRKRITRGLVSTLENDWLSKESIQEKVKRIAFTKRLLPIVRKGVHSETIQKKGTALLVDAINRVDTAKVVPIIEKELKSSLSAIELKPIVHSIVGEVVKNQYDEKALDVLLNKGESWIKKEETQYQLGSIAKNALDNIELDGILQFALKSFQSMINEEKLGSILQNLLLSITGRLRNEDDEYRLALVNGIRKELQCLEQNEELLEKLEAWKQKSINELNVTNKLTEIADKMKTKMTAFIESPEFMKSYAVPYVEGWLNALEADAQRQEAIDTAIQKQIMSFVDDNHSKIGQLVQENLDKLDDETLVDMMENNVGKDLQWIRVNGALCGFLIGILLTVIKLAV from the coding sequence ATGGAATCAAATAATGTATTAACAACAAACCCAAAGAAGAAATCAAAGCACTTAGCCACGATTTCTTTGGCGATTATGGGAGTGGGCTTCGTTGCCACAATGCCTTTTGGTGATTCAATTTGGGGTCGGTTGCTTCAAGGTGGATTCGAAGCTGGATTAGTCGGTGGATTAGCGGATTGGTTTGCCGTTACGGCTCTTTTTCGTCACCCTTTAGGCATTCCTATTCCACATACTGCGCTGCTTCCTAAAAACAGGAAGCGTATTACAAGAGGGTTAGTCTCAACGCTTGAAAATGACTGGCTGTCAAAGGAAAGTATTCAAGAAAAAGTGAAAAGAATTGCGTTTACAAAACGTTTGCTTCCGATTGTTCGAAAAGGTGTTCATTCGGAAACTATTCAAAAAAAAGGAACAGCACTGCTTGTTGATGCGATTAATCGTGTGGATACAGCTAAAGTAGTTCCTATTATTGAAAAAGAGCTCAAATCATCGCTTTCAGCAATAGAGTTAAAACCTATTGTACATTCGATTGTCGGAGAAGTGGTCAAAAATCAGTATGATGAAAAAGCGCTCGATGTTCTTTTAAATAAAGGAGAGAGCTGGATTAAAAAAGAAGAGACACAATATCAGCTTGGAAGTATTGCTAAAAATGCGCTGGACAATATTGAACTTGATGGTATTTTACAATTTGCTCTCAAATCATTTCAAAGCATGATTAACGAAGAGAAGCTAGGGTCTATTTTGCAAAATTTATTGCTTTCCATTACAGGACGTCTTCGTAATGAAGATGATGAATATCGTCTTGCTTTGGTAAATGGAATTAGAAAAGAGCTGCAATGCTTGGAGCAGAATGAAGAGCTTCTTGAAAAATTAGAAGCATGGAAACAGAAATCAATTAATGAATTAAATGTAACGAATAAATTAACAGAAATCGCCGATAAAATGAAAACGAAAATGACGGCATTCATTGAAAGCCCTGAATTTATGAAAAGCTACGCCGTTCCTTACGTAGAAGGCTGGCTGAATGCTCTTGAAGCGGATGCACAGCGTCAAGAAGCAATTGATACTGCTATTCAAAAGCAAATCATGAGCTTTGTAGACGATAATCATTCGAAAATTGGACAGCTGGTTCAAGAAAACTTAGACAAATTAGATGATGAAACACTTGTGGATATGATGGAAAACAATGTCGGAAAAGATTTGCAGTGGATTCGAGTGAACGGAGCTCTATGTGGATTTTTGATCGGTATTTTGTTAACGGTTATTAAATTAGCAGTATAA
- a CDS encoding transporter substrate-binding domain-containing protein, with protein sequence MKKSKTFLKAAVLSLAAAMMLAACGGKSEETSGSSAKKDALTEIKDRGKIVIGVKNDTRLFGLKNPKTGEVEGFDVDISKQLAKEILGDENKVEFKEVTSKTRVPLLQKGDIDAVVATMTITDERKKEVDFTDVYFQAGQSLLVKKGSKIKSIDDLKKGTKVLAVKGSTSAINIREKAPETTVLEFENYAEAFTALKSKQGDALTTDDAILYGMADEDPSYELVGKPFTEEPYGIAVKKGNKELVDALNDALKKMKDSGKYDEIHDKWIKK encoded by the coding sequence ATGAAGAAATCAAAAACGTTTTTAAAGGCAGCTGTGCTTTCATTAGCAGCGGCTATGATGTTAGCAGCTTGCGGAGGGAAAAGTGAAGAAACGAGTGGGTCGTCAGCTAAAAAAGATGCTCTCACTGAAATCAAAGACCGAGGGAAAATCGTCATTGGGGTCAAAAATGATACTCGGTTGTTTGGATTAAAAAATCCGAAGACGGGTGAAGTAGAAGGTTTTGACGTTGATATTTCCAAGCAGTTGGCTAAAGAGATTTTAGGAGATGAAAACAAGGTAGAATTTAAAGAAGTTACGTCCAAAACAAGGGTTCCTCTTCTTCAAAAAGGAGATATTGACGCTGTTGTTGCGACAATGACTATTACAGACGAACGTAAAAAAGAAGTGGATTTTACGGATGTGTATTTTCAAGCTGGACAGTCTCTTCTTGTGAAAAAAGGCAGTAAAATTAAAAGCATCGATGATTTGAAAAAAGGTACAAAAGTGTTGGCTGTTAAAGGATCAACTTCGGCTATTAATATTCGCGAAAAAGCACCAGAGACAACCGTATTAGAGTTTGAAAACTACGCAGAAGCATTTACGGCTTTAAAATCTAAGCAAGGAGACGCTTTAACAACTGATGATGCTATTCTTTATGGAATGGCTGATGAAGATCCTTCTTATGAATTAGTAGGAAAGCCGTTCACAGAAGAGCCTTATGGCATTGCTGTGAAAAAAGGAAACAAAGAGCTTGTAGATGCCTTAAATGATGCGCTCAAAAAGATGAAAGACTCTGGGAAATATGATGAAATTCACGACAAGTGGATTAAAAAATAA
- a CDS encoding PepSY domain-containing protein, protein MKKTVLFILIFLAVGSACFYGIAKAVNRPDTILSESDVSRMIQQKYGGTIENASFSQKDDEPIYRITLLKDDIPYHITVNGENGEVQSLIKQKVEKQTSTQTKNNTEEEQKKRKQPPVSPTSDEPLISMEQARDIALQKVKGTFSSVEIEEEEGQTFYEVEIDQSKTREAKVMINAYSGHVDSITYENDDD, encoded by the coding sequence ATGAAGAAAACGGTGCTTTTTATACTTATCTTTCTTGCTGTTGGTTCAGCTTGCTTTTACGGAATAGCAAAAGCAGTGAATCGGCCTGATACAATTTTATCCGAATCTGACGTCAGCCGTATGATTCAGCAGAAATATGGCGGTACTATTGAAAATGCAAGCTTTTCTCAAAAAGATGATGAACCGATTTATCGAATCACTTTGCTTAAAGATGATATTCCATACCACATCACAGTAAATGGAGAAAATGGAGAAGTTCAGTCATTAATCAAACAAAAAGTAGAGAAACAAACATCTACTCAGACTAAAAATAATACAGAAGAAGAGCAAAAAAAGAGGAAGCAACCACCAGTTTCTCCTACATCCGACGAGCCTCTCATTTCAATGGAACAAGCAAGAGATATTGCTTTACAAAAAGTAAAAGGAACATTTTCCTCAGTTGAAATAGAAGAGGAAGAAGGCCAAACCTTCTACGAAGTCGAAATTGATCAGTCTAAAACAAGAGAAGCTAAAGTGATGATAAATGCTTACTCTGGACATGTAGATTCCATCACCTATGAAAATGACGATGATTAA
- a CDS encoding amino acid ABC transporter permease, translating into MDFMGAYSLDHLSFLMEGFWVTLKVAFISIVLSFIIGSIVGILRYARIPVLSHVLAFIVEIIRNLPLLLIIFFTYFALPEIGIDMEITSAAIVALTVFESAMISEIIRSGLKSIEKGQIEAARSSGLNYYQTLRFVVLPQALRRMVPPLVSQFISLLKDTSLAVVIALPDLLHNAQIIYGQKQSYVVPMFLIIAMMYFIVNYALSIIARKLEVKRV; encoded by the coding sequence ATGGATTTTATGGGTGCTTATTCTCTTGATCATCTTTCCTTCTTAATGGAAGGTTTTTGGGTCACTTTAAAAGTAGCATTCATTTCGATTGTATTAAGTTTTATTATTGGAAGTATAGTTGGTATTTTAAGGTATGCTCGTATTCCAGTTCTGTCTCATGTGCTTGCTTTTATCGTAGAAATTATCCGGAATTTGCCGCTGCTTTTAATCATCTTTTTTACATACTTTGCTTTACCTGAGATCGGAATTGATATGGAAATTACGTCAGCAGCTATTGTGGCCCTCACTGTATTTGAATCTGCTATGATTTCAGAGATTATCCGAAGCGGATTAAAATCAATTGAAAAAGGACAAATTGAAGCGGCACGTTCATCAGGCTTAAACTATTATCAAACGCTTCGTTTCGTTGTGCTGCCACAAGCTTTGCGACGAATGGTGCCTCCTTTGGTTAGTCAATTCATTTCATTATTAAAAGATACATCGCTTGCAGTGGTCATCGCACTTCCCGATTTGCTCCATAACGCTCAAATTATTTACGGGCAGAAACAAAGTTACGTGGTACCGATGTTTTTGATCATCGCCATGATGTATTTTATTGTGAATTATGCTTTATCAATCATTGCACGAAAATTAGAAGTCAAAAGGGTATAG
- a CDS encoding PepSY domain-containing protein translates to MKVITTVLASVVLVGGLGASAYAMTDQSKSNDKTQTTIEEAKAKDIALQKTDGGDITHIQLAVDDGVKQYEIEITKGNKEYDVDIDSSSGKIIEFDEEQKDDDDDEKEEKLQNASPAIPLDQAIKTALKSAKGTVDETDLHQENNRLVYEIEIDTVDKREATVSVDAQNGNVISVEIDD, encoded by the coding sequence ATGAAAGTTATTACAACCGTTTTAGCCAGTGTAGTATTAGTCGGTGGATTAGGTGCAAGCGCATATGCCATGACAGATCAGTCTAAAAGCAATGACAAGACGCAAACAACGATCGAAGAAGCAAAGGCAAAAGACATCGCCCTTCAAAAAACAGACGGCGGTGACATTACACATATCCAATTAGCCGTAGATGACGGCGTTAAGCAATATGAAATAGAGATCACAAAAGGTAATAAAGAATATGATGTAGACATTGACAGCAGCAGCGGTAAAATTATTGAATTTGATGAAGAGCAAAAAGACGATGATGATGATGAGAAAGAAGAAAAGCTTCAAAACGCTTCCCCTGCTATTCCATTAGATCAAGCAATCAAAACAGCTTTAAAAAGTGCTAAAGGAACCGTTGATGAAACGGATCTACACCAAGAAAACAACCGTTTAGTATACGAAATTGAAATTGACACAGTCGATAAACGTGAAGCAACTGTTTCAGTAGATGCCCAAAATGGCAACGTAATCAGTGTAGAAATAGATGATTAA
- a CDS encoding amino acid ABC transporter ATP-binding protein gives MIVFDRVNKYYGDFHVLKDINLTIEKGEVVVVIGPSGSGKSTILRCINYLETISDGQLTVNNILVADKKTNINKLRRNIGMVFQHFYLYPHKTVLENITLAPMKVLGQSSEEAKKTALYYLDKVGIGEKANAYPSQLSGGQQQRVAIARGLAMKPEIMLFDEPTSALDPEMIGEVLDVMKTLAKEGMTMVVVTHEMGFAKEVADRIVFMDQGKILEEAIPAEFYENPQEERARLFLSRILNH, from the coding sequence ATGATTGTTTTTGACAGGGTGAATAAATATTACGGTGATTTTCACGTATTAAAAGATATCAATTTAACCATTGAAAAAGGCGAAGTGGTCGTCGTAATTGGACCTTCGGGTTCAGGTAAAAGTACGATACTCCGATGCATAAATTATTTAGAAACAATATCTGATGGACAGTTAACCGTAAATAATATATTGGTTGCGGATAAAAAAACAAATATTAATAAACTGCGCCGCAATATAGGTATGGTGTTTCAGCATTTTTACTTATATCCGCACAAAACGGTTTTAGAAAATATCACTTTAGCACCTATGAAAGTACTGGGACAGTCTTCCGAAGAAGCTAAGAAAACAGCTCTATATTATTTAGATAAAGTAGGAATTGGCGAAAAAGCTAATGCTTATCCATCCCAGCTTTCAGGCGGCCAGCAGCAGCGTGTAGCCATTGCGAGGGGACTCGCGATGAAACCAGAGATTATGCTTTTTGATGAGCCTACCTCTGCCCTTGATCCAGAAATGATTGGAGAAGTGCTAGATGTCATGAAAACATTGGCTAAAGAAGGAATGACGATGGTAGTAGTAACTCATGAAATGGGGTTTGCAAAAGAAGTAGCAGACCGCATTGTATTTATGGATCAAGGAAAAATCTTAGAAGAGGCAATTCCGGCTGAGTTTTACGAAAACCCGCAAGAAGAAAGGGCTCGCTTATTTCTTAGCCGTATTTTAAATCATTAA
- a CDS encoding amino acid permease yields MEKQDQNLKKGLLPRHVQLIALAGMIGTGIFKGSADTLGIAGPSVVLAYLFGGLILFIVMTALAEMAIVYPNMNVQNLVHKAFGTQTSFIVGWLYWVNWIVVTVVELLAGGSFLKFWFPSVPLWLLSFLCAVLIVGMNLFQVKYYGEIEFWFAGIKVIALTAFIILGAFILFGVIPSDVQNPWANYTAHGGFFPHGMSGVLSAFLIVMFSYGGAELIGVAVTETKNVKNVLPKVIKGTVWRVIGFYILPILIICGLMPWNSVSGQDSPFVQVFSITGLPGAAHIMNFVLLTAVLSAANSGMYATSRTLYAMAQSGEASKRFLKVSKNGIPINGLMITAVCILMGVFLAYKTPDNVISYLMTIPGFTIILIWVSICLAQLKLRKGYKEKPFFALKWFPYTTLFATAALLVIFVSFMFNKNNVIGSSVCAVILVVLLIFSFINKSRKEKKFEV; encoded by the coding sequence ATGGAAAAACAGGATCAAAATTTAAAAAAAGGTCTGTTGCCTCGTCATGTGCAGCTCATTGCACTTGCCGGTATGATTGGGACAGGCATTTTTAAAGGTAGCGCTGATACGCTGGGTATTGCAGGACCAAGTGTTGTACTTGCGTATTTATTTGGCGGCCTTATCTTATTTATTGTAATGACAGCATTGGCGGAGATGGCAATTGTCTATCCGAATATGAATGTACAAAATTTAGTGCATAAGGCATTCGGTACGCAAACTTCTTTTATTGTAGGATGGCTTTACTGGGTGAACTGGATTGTCGTGACAGTTGTTGAACTGCTTGCGGGAGGAAGCTTTTTGAAGTTTTGGTTCCCTTCTGTACCTCTTTGGCTCTTAAGCTTTCTCTGTGCAGTGTTGATTGTAGGAATGAATTTATTTCAAGTGAAATATTACGGAGAAATTGAGTTTTGGTTTGCCGGTATTAAAGTAATTGCTCTTACCGCTTTTATCATCTTGGGAGCTTTCATTTTATTCGGTGTGATTCCAAGCGATGTGCAAAACCCTTGGGCAAACTATACGGCTCATGGAGGATTTTTCCCTCACGGCATGAGCGGTGTGCTGAGTGCCTTTTTAATTGTGATGTTCTCTTATGGTGGAGCTGAACTAATTGGTGTGGCCGTAACGGAAACAAAAAATGTAAAAAATGTGCTACCGAAAGTGATCAAAGGCACAGTATGGCGAGTAATTGGCTTTTATATTTTGCCTATTTTAATTATTTGCGGCCTTATGCCTTGGAATTCTGTATCAGGGCAAGACAGTCCGTTTGTGCAAGTGTTTAGTATCACCGGACTGCCGGGTGCGGCTCATATTATGAACTTCGTTTTATTGACGGCCGTTTTATCAGCAGCGAATTCAGGGATGTATGCAACTTCGCGTACGCTCTATGCTATGGCTCAAAGCGGAGAAGCATCAAAGCGCTTCTTAAAAGTTTCGAAAAACGGTATTCCGATTAATGGTTTGATGATTACAGCTGTTTGTATTTTAATGGGTGTGTTTTTAGCCTATAAAACACCAGATAATGTAATTAGTTATTTAATGACTATTCCTGGCTTCACGATTATTCTCATTTGGGTGAGCATTTGTTTAGCTCAATTAAAGCTCCGTAAAGGGTATAAAGAAAAGCCATTTTTCGCATTAAAGTGGTTCCCTTATACAACGCTCTTTGCAACAGCAGCACTGCTTGTTATTTTTGTATCGTTTATGTTTAATAAAAACAATGTGATTGGATCAAGCGTATGTGCGGTTATCTTAGTCGTACTCCTTATTTTTTCATTTATTAATAAAAGTCGAAAAGAAAAAAAGTTTGAAGTATAG
- a CDS encoding M15 family metallopeptidase produces the protein MNVLEKLGIALIVAIAVNLVFLFRDELKPGPTLEDFSGATELHPVLEEKKNELVQKASDQGISIVITEGFRSKEEQNKLYAKGRTEEGDIVTYSKGGQSYHNYGLAIDFTIQLKDGRVIWDMEYNGNNNNQSDWMEVVDIAKNLGFEWGGEWQGFKDYPHLQMIPENITDHTR, from the coding sequence ATGAACGTTCTTGAAAAATTAGGAATAGCTTTGATAGTTGCAATAGCGGTAAACCTAGTGTTTTTGTTTCGAGATGAATTAAAGCCAGGTCCAACGTTAGAAGATTTCTCAGGAGCAACTGAGTTGCATCCTGTCTTAGAAGAAAAGAAAAATGAACTTGTTCAAAAAGCAAGTGACCAAGGAATTTCAATTGTAATCACGGAAGGTTTCCGTTCAAAAGAAGAACAAAATAAGCTTTATGCAAAAGGCAGGACGGAAGAAGGCGATATTGTGACCTATTCAAAAGGCGGCCAATCTTATCACAATTATGGATTAGCTATTGATTTCACTATTCAGTTAAAAGATGGACGAGTCATTTGGGACATGGAATATAACGGCAATAATAACAATCAATCTGATTGGATGGAAGTTGTAGACATAGCAAAAAATTTAGGGTTCGAATGGGGAGGAGAGTGGCAAGGTTTTAAAGACTATCCTCATTTGCAAATGATTCCCGAAAATATAACAGACCACACACGCTAA